The Thermococcus peptonophilus genomic sequence AAAGGCTTTGAAGAAAACCCCAAATATGCTATCAGTCATGAAATGTGTCATGGAACCAGCACCCTTAAAGCTGCTGTAAGATACAACTGTCCTCCCCCGCAGAAAGCAGGTGGAGATTCTGAGGGAGAGAGAACTAATCCAGACCCAGATAGAGGAGCTTCTGCACATAGTCCAGCTCGGCAGTTTTGGCACTTCAAACGAACTGGAAACCATCACCGGATATAGAGGTGGGAAATTTCAAGAGCTGATGGAAAGCTGAAGGAACTCGTGGAAATTATAGTGCGAGAAGAGTCCGACAAGTACTACATCCATGGAAAACTCGCGAAGATCGCGTTGAGGTGCTCGGGAAGGTCTAGATAACTACGAAGCCGCTATCCTTTCAGAATATTCCGTTTTTATGAACCTGAAAGCACTTTCATAGATTCGTTTTTAAATTTCTCCCACAAACTTCTTCGGGGGTGAGAGGGTGGACGAGCTGGAGATGATCAGGAGAAAGAAGATGCTCGAGCTCATGAAGAGGGCCGGCATGATAGAGGCCAAACCGAAGGGGCCGAAGGTAATCATCGAGGTCATAACGGCTCCCACCTGTCCGTACTGCCCGATCGCCCTCCAGATGGCTAAAGAGTTGGAGAGAAGATACGAAGGCGTCGTCGCGAAGGAAGTGAGCGTCGCAACTCCCGAGGGACAGAGAAAGGCCATGGAGCACAACATTATGGGCACTCCCACGATCCTCATTAACAACAGGGTGGAGTTCATCGGAGTTCCGAACTTCGCGGAGTTCGAGAGTAGGGTTAGGGCTTACCTTTCACGTTAGCCTGAACCGCCCAATGCGGGGAGAATTCTAACCTAGCTTCAGCTTTTTCTTTAGTTTCAAACTTCCGGTTTTCAAACCCCTTAAATACTATCACGAGAAACCCCACCGGTGAAAGTTATGAGAGTCGTTATCATCGGGAACGGCCCAGGAGGGGTTGAGCTTGCCAAAGAACTGTCCGGAGAGCACGAAGTGCTTATCATTGAGAGGGAAGAAGTCCCCTTCTACTCGAAGCCCATGCTGAGTCACTATATCGCTGGCCTGATAGAGAGGGAAAAGCTCTTCCCTTACCCCATCGACTGGTACGAGGGAAAGGGAATAGGACTGAGGCTTGGCGAGGAGGCAAAGCTGATAGACAGGGCGAGGAAAGTTCTCATCACGGATAAAGGAGAATACCCGTACGATATCCTGGTTATAGCCACTGGGGCGAGAGCGAGAGAGCCTACCGTTGAGGGGAAGGAACACCTCCTCACGCTCCGGAGCATTGAGGATGCAGACAGGATAAAGGCCCTGCTTGAGGAGCACGGAGAGGCCCTAATAGTGGGAGGGGGATTTATTGGTCTCGAACTGGCCGGAAACCTCGCAAAGGCCGGTTACGGCGTCAAGCTAATCCACAGACGGGACACTTTTCTCGGCCTCGACGAAGAGCTCAGCGGACTAATAAGGGAAAGGCTGGGAGAAGCAGGTGTTGAGTTTCACCTTGACGCGGAACTCCTGAAGGCAGATGAAAACGGCATTCAAACGAGCAAGGGGTACATAGAGGGGAAAGTAAAAATCTGCGCCATTGGGATAGTCCCAAACGTTGAGATAGCGAGGAGGAGCGGCATACAGACCGGGAGGGGAATTCTGATAGACGACCACTTCAGGACATCCGCTAAGGATGTCTACGCCATCGGAGACTGCGCAGAATACAGCGGGATCATCTGCGGCACGGCAAAGGGGGCTACCGGTCACGCGAGGGTTCTCGCAAACATCCTTCGGGGAAAAGAGGACCGCTATCCCTTCGAACTCCGCTCATCAATCTTCAAGTTCGGAGATCTGCCGATAGCCATCATTGGAAAGACGAGGGGAGATGGTGAGTGGATCGATGGGCACACTAAGGCATTCTTCCAGGATGGGAAGCTTGTTGGGGCAGTGGTTATTGGAGACATTAAAAGGGCGTTTTCCATAGAAAAAGAGCTGAAAGAAGAGCTTTACAAAGCCTAAAGGTTCGGGGCTTCTCTTCCCACGTCTTCCAATGACCAAGGCATAAGTTTAAACCAGGGAGAACCGTTTCGATATCCTTATAAACGCACCAATCGGAACTTCAACTATGCTCAGCGGTTACGGAAGGGACGCAAAGGTACTCATCGTTGCCAACGCAGCCGGCCAGCTCTTTCTCCAGTTCTCGATATTCATAATGCCGTTCTACCTCCGCGCCCTCGGCTACGGCATGGACTCCATGGGGCTCTTCTTCTCCGTTCAGACTTTCACCGGAGGGATGTTCTTCCTTATAGCCGGCCAGATCTCCATCAGGCTCGGCTATAGGAAGACCCTTCTTTTGGGTGCAGTCCTCGGTCTCATGGGGAGGCTTTTCCAGGTTCTGGCGTTCAACAAATACGTCCTTCTCATTGGGTTCTTTCTCGTTGGAGCCAATATGGGTATCAGACAGCCCAACTTCTCCGCACTCCTAAGCGAGGAAGTTGGGGAGAAACTCAGACACCACGCCTTCTCGATCAGCTTCGGCCTCGGGACGATATTCAACGCCCTCGGAGTCCTTACGGCGGGCTTTGCCCCGGACTTTCTAACAGATACCTTTGGACTTACGCCGGAGATAGCCTACCGCCTGGTCATCTCACTCGCGCTCCTCCAGTTTGCCCTGGTAATTCCGGCACTACTCGTTATTCAGGACGTCCCCGTGAAGAACCCGAGGATAAACTGGAACAGGGAGCTGGTGATCAAGATACTGAAGTTCTCCCTCCCAAGCGCCCTCATCGGACTCGGTGCGGGAATAACAATCCCCTATATGAGCCTCTACTTCAACATCCGCTTTGGCCAGACTTTGGCAGCCATAAGCGGCGTCTTCTTCTTCCAGCAGCTTGTCATGGGCCTCGGCTCCTTCGGCCTTCCAAAGCTGGTGGAAAAAATAGGGCCCGTGAACGTCATAACGTCCTTCCAGCTCGTTGCAGCCCTGCTCTTCGCCACTTTTCCTCTAATTGACGTCTTTCTTCTGGCGGCGTTCCTCTACATTGTCCGCTCAATCCTCATGAACATCGTCTGGCCGATAAACGACTCCTTCATGATGGGCTTCTTCACGACGGAAGAGAAAGCCACAGCCGCCGGGATAAGGAGGGCTTTCTCCACCTTCATGAGAGGCATCGGAAACTATATAGGGGGCATACTATTCTCGATCTCGCTCAGTTACCCCTTCTACACAACCGCTACGCTATATGTAGTGGCAACGCTGATATTCTACGGCTTCTTTGCGAGATACAACAGGGGTTGAAAGAGAATAGAAGGGGCAAAAGGCCTCAGAAGTTGAAGTTTATGTCCTTCGTAAGCTGGTCGTAGAGCTCCTCCTTGTAGATATCCGGATAGCGCATTATGTAGTCGTACTGCTTCCTTAGTATGTTGTAGTGATTCCTCTCCATGTCGGCGAGCATCTCAAGGAGGAGCTTAGTCTTTTCGTTGCTCGCGTACTTGGCGAGCTCCTTGTAGAGCTTCTCGCTTACCAGTTCAGCCTCCATCGCTATCTCATATATCTCGTCGAGGTTTATATCTGGCTTCTTGATGGCCTCGGCCATCTTTTCGGCTATGACCTTGAACTCTCCCATGACCTCTATCTCTATCTTCTTCGGCTCGCCGGATTCAGAAGCGAAGCGCTCGGCCATCTTCTCTATTATCTCCCTGTGCTTGTCCTCCTCTTTGGCGGGAAGAGAAGCTCATCCTTTATGATGTCACTCTTCGTCATAGAAGCGAGCTTTTCATAGGCCTCCTTGGCTCTGATCTCGGAGTTCATGGCAATCTCAAAGATTTCCTTCTCGGTAACTTCCATACAGAATCACCATACTATGTTGAACACCGCCCTTATTAACGCTTTCGGACGTTAAACTTATAAGTTCGAACCTCAAAATTTCAAAATGCGAACCTAGGAGGTGAAGAAGATGAGTGTCGAGCTCGTGTTCAAGGTCCTCAAGGAGGCAAGTAGGCCGCTCAAGTCTGCTGAAATAGCCGAGTTAGCTGGCCTTGATAAGAAGGAAGTTGACAAGGCGATAAAGAAGCTCAAGAAGGAAGGGAAGATAGTCTCGCCGAAGAGGTGCTACTACGCCCCGGCTGAGTGATTCAGGACAGGAGCCTTAAGGAGCAGAGATTAGTTCATTCCCGATTTTTCAGCTTTTCAAGGAATTCCCTTGCGGCTCTCCTCATGTCCATTACTTCTTCCAGGTCTTCCAGGAAGCCGAGCCTTGTGTAGAACTCCTCCATCTTTTCAGAGAGCGAGCCTTTCAAGGTCTTTCTCGCTGGAAGATGGAATAGAGAGATACTGGAGGCTTTCGTTAAAATAGACGACTAAGTACCAGGAATCCCTCCTGATCGGAAACTCCTGGTCTCCCGCTCTTATTACCGCCCCCATAGGCCTTCACCAACTTCTCGGGTGACTACCTAAAAATCACCTCGTAGGCGATGTAACCGTACCTTCTAAGCTCATCCCTCAGAATAAAGCGGAGTGCCGCGGAGTTTATGCAGTAGCGCTTTCCTGTTGGTGTGGGCTCGTCGAAGACATGACCAAGGTGTGAACATGCAAAGCGGCTCCTTACTTCCCGCCCGCAGAGGAATCCCTCGCACTCATCAGCCTCAACGACGGCCCACTCCTCCGGGGGCTTTGTAAAGCTCGGCCATCCGGTTCCGGAGTCGTACTTGTCGAGGGGAGCTGAAGAGGGGCTCGCCTGAGATTACATCAACGTATATCCCCTCGTCCTGGTTGTCCCAGTACTCGTTGTGGAAAGACCCCTCCGTATCGCCGAGCTGTGTAACCCTACACTGGAGGGGAGTTAACAGGCTTTTAAGCTCCGCATCGCTGGGCTTAACATAGCCGAGCCAGTAGCGCTCCCTCTCAGGGAAGAGCCTGAAGTGCCGGTTTTCATCACACACCGACTTTATAAAGCCCAGCCTTCCAGAGTAGAGCTTGTAGTGTTTGTAGTTCGTCTCAAAGCGGAAATAGTAGCCCTGGTGGTAGTCTTCAGCCGGATAAAACTCCTTCGCTGGAAGAATCTCGGTAGCTATCGGCTCGTCGAATATCCCGGAGAACTCTAATCTTTTCCTCGATTCCTCAGCTAACTTTTTCTGGTCCTCGTTGAGGTAGAATATCGCAGTTCTGTACTGGTCGCCCCTGTCAGCGAACTGGCCGCCCGGATCCGTGGGGTCTATGTTCTTCCAGAAGACCTCGAGAAGGCGCTCGTAGGAAATTTTCGATGGATTGTAGATTACCTTAACCGCTTCCCTGTGACCGGTATTCCCAGTGGAGACCAGTTCATAGGTGGGACTCCCCACCCAGCCGCCGGTGTAGCCAGAGATGGCCTCAATCACTCCGGGAAGCCTCTCAAATGCTTCCTCCATGCACCAGAAGCAGCCACCGGCAAAAACTGCGGCACCGGCTTGATTTTTGATACTCTCCAATTCACATCCCCAACGGGATTGGGCCGGAAATCTTTATATAGCTTTGCGTACTATTACCTGTTGGTGGTTAAAAATGAACATAAGTGCTCTAAGGCGTGTTCTTTCCGTTTTTCGTTTTGGTCTGATGCTCGGCAAAGGATCCCCATTAAAAGGTACTCCCAGGGCCGTCCCGGTGGTGAGAAAGCATGACCAAGTTTAAGGGGGATGTCTCCATTGTTTTAGGCGGAGCAGCTGGACAGGGCATTCAGACGGTGGAGGAGATACTCACCCATGCACTTAAGAAGTCCGGCTACCACGTCTATGCAAACAAGGAATACATGTCCCGAATTAGGGGAGGAATAAATACCACGGAGATACGCGTTTCTTCAAAACGTGTTAGGGCCTTTGTAAAGAGGATAGACATCCTCGTACCTTTCAAGCAGGGCGTTCTAAGCTGGGTCAAAGATAGGCTCGGCGAGAACACCGTTGTCCTTGGAGAAAAGGAAAACATCGAGGAAGAATTTCTAGGAAATGTCAACCTTGTTGAGGTCCCACTTACGAAGATGGCAATGGAGGTGGGAAGCCAGCTCTATCTAAACACGACGGCAGCTGGACTAATAGTCGGCCTCTTCCACGGCGACTTTAAGGCGGTGGAAGAGTACTTAAAGAAGCGCTTTGGAAGCAAGGGCGAGAACGTCGTAAAGAAGAACATAGAAGCCGCTAAGAAGGGCTACGAGCTGGGAGTAAAGCTCTGCGAGGATGGGACTATAAAAGTTGAAGTGGAGAGGGACGAGAGGGTTAAGGAAGAGGTTCTCCTGACCGGAACAGAAGCCGTCGGAATAGGGGCCTTCGCCGGAGGCATGAACTTCCTGAGCTTCTATCCGATGAGCCCGTCAACAGGGGTTTCGACCTTCGCGGCACAGCACGCGGAGGAGTTTGAAATAGTTGTCGAGCAGGTCGAGGACGAGATTTCGGCCATAAACATGGCCATCGGAGCGTGGTACGCTGGAGCGAGGGCTATGGTTAGCACCTCCGGTGGCGGCTTTGCACTGATGAGTGAGGCTATAAGCTTAGCGGGGATGGCTGAGAACCCAGTGGTAGTCCACCTTGCCCAGAGGCCAGGGCCGGCCACAGGTCTGCCAACGAGGACGATGCAGGGCGATTTGAACCTTGTCCTCTACTCCGGCCACGGAGACTTCCCGAGGATAATCCTAGCACCGGGAAGCCTTGAGGAGGCGTTCTACCTGACTGCCGAGGCCTTCAACTTAGCCGACAAATATCAGGTTCCAGTGATAATCCTCACCGACCAGTACTTCGTTGATACCTACTACAACCTTCCGGCTCCCGATGTGGAGAAGGTCAAGTTCGAGCGCCACATAGTGGAGGCGAAGCCCGGCTATCGGAGGTATGAACTTACCGAGGATGGGATCTCGCCTAGGGCGGTTGCCGGCTACGGCGAGGACGTGGTGATAGCCAACGGAAACGAACACGATGAGTGGGGCGACATAACCGAGGACGCTGAACTGACGGTGAAGATGCAGGAGAAGAGGGCAGTCAGAAAACTTGAGACCATAAAGAAAAACGCCCCCCTGCCGAAGCTGATAGGCAGAGAGAACGCAAAATACCTCGTTATAGCCTGGGGTTCGACGCTTCACGTGGTTGAAGAGGCCCTTGAGAAGCTCGGAAGAGAGGATGTTGCTCTGCTCCACTTCAGTTGGGTCTATCCGCTCAACCCTAAGGTAAGAGAGTTCTTCGAGGGTAAGGTTCTCATCGACGTCGAGAACAACATCACCGGCCAGTTCGCAGAGCTCCTCAAGAAGGAGTTCGGCGTTGAGGTGCACCACAGGATTCTGAAGTACGACGGGAGACCGTTCTCGGTTGAAGAGGTCCTCGAGGGCCTCAAGGAGGTGATAGAATGAACGTCCAGCTTCCCACTGGTAGGGAGCTCTTCGAGCCTAAAAGGCCCGGAAGCCAGGACATAGCCTGGTGTCCCGGGTGTGGAAACTTCGGCATAAGGAACATCCTTATCACCGCTTTAGCCGAACTCGGACTGAAGCCTAATCAAGTGGCAATCATCAGTGGTATCGGCCAGGCCGCCAAGATGCCACACTACATCAACGCCAATGGCTATCACACGCTCCACGGAAGGGCAATCC encodes the following:
- a CDS encoding NAD(P)/FAD-dependent oxidoreductase, producing the protein MRVVIIGNGPGGVELAKELSGEHEVLIIEREEVPFYSKPMLSHYIAGLIEREKLFPYPIDWYEGKGIGLRLGEEAKLIDRARKVLITDKGEYPYDILVIATGARAREPTVEGKEHLLTLRSIEDADRIKALLEEHGEALIVGGGFIGLELAGNLAKAGYGVKLIHRRDTFLGLDEELSGLIRERLGEAGVEFHLDAELLKADENGIQTSKGYIEGKVKICAIGIVPNVEIARRSGIQTGRGILIDDHFRTSAKDVYAIGDCAEYSGIICGTAKGATGHARVLANILRGKEDRYPFELRSSIFKFGDLPIAIIGKTRGDGEWIDGHTKAFFQDGKLVGAVVIGDIKRAFSIEKELKEELYKA
- a CDS encoding thioredoxin family protein, with the translated sequence MDELEMIRRKKMLELMKRAGMIEAKPKGPKVIIEVITAPTCPYCPIALQMAKELERRYEGVVAKEVSVATPEGQRKAMEHNIMGTPTILINNRVEFIGVPNFAEFESRVRAYLSR
- a CDS encoding HTH domain-containing protein — protein: MSVELVFKVLKEASRPLKSAEIAELAGLDKKEVDKAIKKLKKEGKIVSPKRCYYAPAE
- the msrA gene encoding peptide-methionine (S)-S-oxide reductase MsrA, whose protein sequence is MEEAFERLPGVIEAISGYTGGWVGSPTYELVSTGNTGHREAVKVIYNPSKISYERLLEVFWKNIDPTDPGGQFADRGDQYRTAIFYLNEDQKKLAEESRKRLEFSGIFDEPIATEILPAKEFYPAEDYHQGYYFRFETNYKHYKLYSGRLGFIKSVCDENRHFRLFPERERYWLGYVKPSDAELKSLLTPLQCRVTQLGDTEGSFHNEYWDNQDEGIYVDVISGEPLFSSPRQVRLRNRMAELYKAPGGVGRR
- a CDS encoding 2-oxoacid:acceptor oxidoreductase subunit alpha, with product MTKFKGDVSIVLGGAAGQGIQTVEEILTHALKKSGYHVYANKEYMSRIRGGINTTEIRVSSKRVRAFVKRIDILVPFKQGVLSWVKDRLGENTVVLGEKENIEEEFLGNVNLVEVPLTKMAMEVGSQLYLNTTAAGLIVGLFHGDFKAVEEYLKKRFGSKGENVVKKNIEAAKKGYELGVKLCEDGTIKVEVERDERVKEEVLLTGTEAVGIGAFAGGMNFLSFYPMSPSTGVSTFAAQHAEEFEIVVEQVEDEISAINMAIGAWYAGARAMVSTSGGGFALMSEAISLAGMAENPVVVHLAQRPGPATGLPTRTMQGDLNLVLYSGHGDFPRIILAPGSLEEAFYLTAEAFNLADKYQVPVIILTDQYFVDTYYNLPAPDVEKVKFERHIVEAKPGYRRYELTEDGISPRAVAGYGEDVVIANGNEHDEWGDITEDAELTVKMQEKRAVRKLETIKKNAPLPKLIGRENAKYLVIAWGSTLHVVEEALEKLGREDVALLHFSWVYPLNPKVREFFEGKVLIDVENNITGQFAELLKKEFGVEVHHRILKYDGRPFSVEEVLEGLKEVIE
- a CDS encoding MFS transporter, giving the protein MLSGYGRDAKVLIVANAAGQLFLQFSIFIMPFYLRALGYGMDSMGLFFSVQTFTGGMFFLIAGQISIRLGYRKTLLLGAVLGLMGRLFQVLAFNKYVLLIGFFLVGANMGIRQPNFSALLSEEVGEKLRHHAFSISFGLGTIFNALGVLTAGFAPDFLTDTFGLTPEIAYRLVISLALLQFALVIPALLVIQDVPVKNPRINWNRELVIKILKFSLPSALIGLGAGITIPYMSLYFNIRFGQTLAAISGVFFFQQLVMGLGSFGLPKLVEKIGPVNVITSFQLVAALLFATFPLIDVFLLAAFLYIVRSILMNIVWPINDSFMMGFFTTEEKATAAGIRRAFSTFMRGIGNYIGGILFSISLSYPFYTTATLYVVATLIFYGFFARYNRG